From Fibrobacter succinogenes, the proteins below share one genomic window:
- the recQ gene encoding DNA helicase RecQ, with amino-acid sequence MQTPLQILKSVFGYNSFRPQQEEIINHILSRKDALVLMPTGGGKSLCYQIPALVFEGTTVVISPLISLMKDQVDALNASGIAAAALNSTNSEDENFDIRTRSQSGELKILYISPERLQREIPWLQRINIPLFAIDEAHCISQWGHDFRPEYTQLGCLHQKFPKATIMALTATADKLTKEDIINQLGLISHKVFISSFDRPNLSLDVKRGYSGQEKIKAILSIISKHKGDSGIVYCLSRKNTEKVAEELCGKGILARAYHAGMTNEERNAVQEDFINDKIDVVCATIAFGMGIDKSNVRYVIHYNLPKSIESFYQEIGRAGRDGLASETVLFYNFQDIITLRNFVNESGQKEINSEKLDRMQEYAESLICRRRILLNYFGESSNGNCGNCDICRKPPQRFNGTILVQKALSAIKRTNEKIGFSMTAQILKGFSSEEIVQNGYDKIKTFGAGAGTTLKHWHDYLLQMLHLGYIEIAYNEGNHLKITPSGNAVLFGKERAELAIPVEKESEATHSTRAKNKQKFSSRSFVEEPNANDDLFEVLRKVRRQIAEENNWPAYVVLSDKTLREIVSTPPLSIDDLHYIYGFGEKKIELFGQRFVDAVQEYLKQ; translated from the coding sequence ATGCAGACTCCGCTCCAAATATTAAAATCCGTTTTCGGCTACAATTCTTTCCGACCGCAACAAGAAGAAATTATCAACCACATTCTTTCACGGAAAGACGCGCTCGTACTAATGCCCACAGGTGGCGGCAAGTCGCTTTGCTACCAAATCCCCGCATTGGTTTTTGAAGGGACAACGGTTGTCATATCTCCACTCATCTCGTTAATGAAAGACCAAGTCGATGCGCTCAACGCCAGCGGAATTGCGGCCGCAGCCCTTAACAGTACCAATTCCGAAGACGAAAACTTCGATATCCGAACACGTTCCCAATCTGGAGAATTGAAGATTCTCTACATTTCACCGGAACGTCTGCAAAGAGAAATTCCATGGTTGCAACGGATAAACATTCCCTTGTTCGCCATCGACGAAGCGCACTGCATATCGCAATGGGGCCACGACTTTCGCCCAGAATACACGCAACTTGGATGCTTGCACCAAAAGTTTCCCAAAGCCACCATCATGGCTTTGACAGCCACAGCAGACAAGCTGACAAAAGAAGATATCATCAACCAACTCGGATTAATTTCACATAAAGTCTTTATCAGTTCGTTCGACAGGCCGAATTTAAGTCTCGATGTAAAGCGCGGCTATTCGGGGCAAGAAAAAATAAAGGCTATTTTATCCATAATATCAAAGCACAAAGGCGATTCAGGCATTGTTTATTGCCTATCGCGAAAGAACACCGAAAAAGTGGCCGAAGAATTATGCGGGAAAGGCATATTGGCTAGAGCATACCATGCGGGAATGACCAACGAAGAACGCAACGCGGTTCAAGAAGATTTTATTAACGATAAAATTGATGTCGTTTGCGCCACAATCGCATTCGGCATGGGAATCGACAAAAGCAACGTTCGTTATGTAATTCACTACAATCTCCCCAAGAGCATAGAAAGTTTTTATCAGGAAATTGGCCGTGCAGGGCGCGATGGGCTCGCCTCAGAAACCGTACTGTTCTACAACTTCCAAGACATCATCACACTGCGCAATTTTGTAAACGAAAGCGGGCAAAAAGAAATCAATTCTGAAAAACTCGATCGCATGCAGGAATACGCCGAATCGCTGATTTGCCGCCGTAGAATCTTGCTCAATTACTTTGGCGAAAGCAGCAACGGCAATTGTGGGAACTGCGACATTTGCCGAAAACCGCCCCAACGCTTCAACGGAACTATCCTCGTGCAAAAAGCGCTCTCGGCCATAAAGCGAACAAATGAAAAAATAGGCTTTTCGATGACCGCACAAATCCTCAAAGGCTTTAGCAGCGAAGAGATTGTGCAAAACGGATATGACAAAATCAAAACATTCGGAGCCGGCGCAGGCACCACGCTAAAGCACTGGCACGACTACCTTTTGCAAATGCTGCATTTGGGGTATATCGAAATAGCCTACAACGAAGGGAACCACTTAAAAATCACGCCAAGCGGAAACGCCGTACTATTCGGGAAAGAACGTGCCGAATTAGCCATTCCCGTTGAAAAAGAATCTGAAGCCACTCATTCCACAAGAGCCAAAAACAAACAAAAATTCAGTAGCAGAAGTTTTGTAGAAGAACCCAATGCCAACGACGATTTATTTGAAGTTCTACGCAAAGTGCGCAGGCAAATTGCAGAAGAAAACAACTGGCCCGCATACGTCGTACTTTCAGACAAGACCTTAAGAGAAATTGTTTCAACGCCTCCCCTATCCATCGACGATCTGCACTACATTTACGGATTCGGCGAAAAGAAAATCGAATTGTTCGGGCAACGATTCGTTGATGCAGTCCAAGAATATTTGAAGCAGTGA
- a CDS encoding FISUMP domain-containing protein — translation MRKFAFLLLVAALIACSESENIADVDGGDDVAQEGSSLSEVVNSSATENSQASSSSALLSTTSSGAINASLSSASLSSDSKEGLSSSSYYLDFLDTGIPGRGVGGGCVASFSASNGAAVFPDYAWGTDGFRPEELPRSINGYQLLIEGRTAKLIADGTPAEDAEKTAKKELIAALGLDTLFVENPLKDRSTVFSRADVENTLNYFFNRDTVATYKIVKSFSEKGTLDRSEYCGIWNVSPSNSWGGEESAFIPYRNISLWARTIGQPGCAATGYESVPPTYILNNIYRKCIGLPYCDGKQFGIIEQAGLKNIIADTLYYCGTSGWTLLMNYEEDTKDIPCDEIGKMFKSTSLNERYYVCKENGWNVTTKMDYETKDILCGDSAKIVQSPTDSTRFYLCKDSKWKIATQLEKETTGVPCDRVGKMLESEIKSNGGVIYICRDSGWDVATYREKDIGDRACDAEGKTVQGLRDTSMSYVCYNNAWTDFYKAPCSTDNQRRKDSNRGGNEQYICYNGKWHSSIEWNCDFPKEYYFNPNIEYGTLTDSRDGETYRTVEFRGKIWMAENLRYAIGDSSQSYSAQEGCQIAGRFYSIEAAATACPAGWRLPDTTELNLFYSDDYNHLSMYEKNSYLAKFKSQIGSRCSAFSCNESGLSFLMLGLYPKAENKNYENVLYWIYGDDSTKDIIFLYLGDTYMYFNQAYMDFYLPIRCVKE, via the coding sequence ATGAGGAAATTTGCATTTCTGCTTTTGGTTGCTGCGTTGATTGCTTGCTCCGAGTCAGAAAACATTGCGGATGTGGACGGCGGCGATGATGTTGCTCAGGAGGGGAGCTCTTTGAGTGAGGTCGTCAATTCGTCAGCTACCGAAAATTCGCAGGCCTCAAGTTCTTCTGCGCTTTTGTCTACAACATCATCTGGTGCCATAAATGCTTCGTTATCGAGCGCAAGCTTGTCCAGTGATTCTAAAGAAGGTCTTTCTTCAAGTTCGTATTATTTGGATTTTTTAGATACTGGAATTCCAGGGAGAGGTGTTGGCGGAGGTTGTGTTGCCTCTTTTTCTGCATCGAATGGTGCTGCTGTTTTTCCTGATTATGCGTGGGGGACGGATGGCTTTCGTCCTGAAGAACTTCCTCGTTCGATTAACGGCTATCAGTTGCTTATTGAAGGACGAACTGCAAAGCTTATTGCAGATGGAACTCCTGCGGAAGATGCCGAAAAGACGGCTAAAAAAGAACTCATTGCGGCGCTAGGATTGGATACGTTGTTCGTTGAAAATCCGTTGAAAGACCGGTCGACTGTTTTTTCGAGGGCTGATGTTGAAAATACATTGAATTATTTCTTTAACCGTGATACTGTCGCGACTTATAAGATAGTCAAGTCTTTTTCTGAAAAAGGAACTTTAGACCGTTCCGAATATTGCGGCATATGGAATGTTTCTCCTAGCAATAGCTGGGGCGGCGAAGAAAGTGCATTTATCCCTTATAGAAACATTTCGTTGTGGGCGAGAACGATCGGTCAACCTGGATGTGCTGCTACCGGCTATGAGTCTGTTCCGCCCACTTATATTTTAAACAACATTTATCGGAAATGTATTGGACTCCCTTATTGCGACGGTAAACAATTTGGTATTATCGAACAAGCCGGTCTTAAAAATATCATAGCTGACACGCTTTACTATTGCGGTACAAGTGGCTGGACGCTTTTGATGAATTACGAAGAAGATACCAAGGATATCCCTTGCGATGAAATTGGCAAAATGTTCAAGAGTACTTCCTTGAATGAACGCTATTATGTTTGCAAGGAAAATGGCTGGAATGTCACTACAAAAATGGATTACGAGACCAAGGACATTCTTTGTGGCGATTCTGCTAAAATTGTTCAAAGTCCGACAGATTCTACCAGATTTTACTTGTGCAAAGATTCAAAATGGAAAATTGCAACTCAATTGGAAAAGGAAACGACTGGAGTTCCTTGCGACCGCGTTGGGAAAATGTTAGAAAGTGAAATCAAAAGTAACGGAGGTGTCATTTATATTTGCCGGGATTCGGGCTGGGACGTTGCGACTTATCGAGAAAAGGACATTGGCGATAGAGCTTGTGATGCGGAAGGTAAAACGGTCCAGGGCCTTCGCGATACTTCGATGTCCTATGTGTGCTACAATAATGCATGGACGGATTTCTACAAGGCGCCTTGCAGTACGGACAACCAAAGACGTAAAGATAGCAATAGAGGGGGTAACGAACAATATATCTGCTACAATGGTAAATGGCATTCCTCAATAGAGTGGAACTGTGATTTTCCGAAGGAATATTACTTTAATCCAAATATTGAGTATGGAACATTGACGGATAGTCGTGATGGCGAAACTTACAGGACTGTTGAATTTAGAGGCAAAATTTGGATGGCCGAAAACTTGAGGTATGCGATTGGAGATTCTTCGCAGAGTTATTCTGCTCAAGAAGGTTGCCAAATTGCAGGCCGTTTTTATTCGATTGAGGCCGCTGCAACGGCTTGCCCTGCTGGCTGGCGATTGCCCGATACGACTGAACTGAATTTATTTTACTCAGACGATTACAATCATCTTTCTATGTATGAGAAAAACTCGTACTTGGCGAAGTTTAAGTCTCAGATAGGTTCACGCTGTAGTGCTTTCTCTTGTAATGAATCGGGCCTTTCGTTTTTGATGCTCGGCCTCTATCCAAAGGCCGAAAATAAAAACTATGAAAATGTTTTATATTGGATTTATGGCGACGATAGTACAAAAGACATCATTTTCCTTTATTTGGGCGATACGTATATGTATTTTAATCAAGCCTATATGGACTTCTATTTACCTATACGTTGCGTGAAAGAATAA
- a CDS encoding PDZ domain-containing protein: MNSFVKASLIAAMMTAPLMADESFGGVGITIYQVNEGVHVAEVIPGTPAAETNLRAGDVITAVDGVSLKGQNIEFSKAKLRGQVNKPLEITYTSNGETYSTVIRRAQITVKDLDNKAVKNWYGDKDRVNVQELETFASATENDKQLVAVLSRGNLVKNDVSVASADVNGVYVEKAQTSPKFTKATPIRKGDATLCLFNRKALSFAVKSTGRVAVTIMNADGEQVAKLGLDNAVAGVNTINWNGSQLPSGRYVISIDHNGAVSGANAVLK, translated from the coding sequence ATGAATAGTTTTGTTAAGGCTTCTCTGATTGCTGCGATGATGACAGCTCCGCTTATGGCCGACGAATCCTTTGGTGGCGTTGGCATCACCATTTATCAGGTGAACGAGGGCGTCCATGTGGCCGAAGTCATTCCGGGCACTCCGGCTGCAGAAACCAATCTCCGTGCAGGTGATGTTATTACCGCTGTTGATGGTGTAAGCCTCAAGGGTCAGAATATTGAATTTTCGAAGGCAAAACTTCGTGGCCAGGTCAATAAGCCGCTGGAAATCACTTATACGAGCAATGGCGAAACCTATTCCACGGTCATCCGTCGTGCTCAGATTACCGTGAAGGACTTGGACAACAAGGCTGTGAAGAACTGGTACGGCGACAAGGATCGCGTGAACGTTCAGGAACTTGAGACGTTTGCAAGCGCTACCGAAAACGACAAGCAACTCGTTGCAGTGCTCAGCCGCGGTAACCTTGTCAAGAATGATGTTTCAGTCGCTTCTGCTGATGTCAATGGCGTTTATGTGGAAAAGGCTCAGACTTCTCCGAAATTCACCAAGGCAACTCCGATCCGCAAGGGTGATGCGACTCTTTGCCTCTTCAACCGCAAGGCTCTTTCGTTTGCAGTTAAGTCCACAGGCCGCGTTGCTGTGACTATCATGAATGCTGATGGCGAACAGGTTGCAAAGCTTGGTCTCGACAATGCTGTTGCTGGCGTGAACACGATCAATTGGAATGGCTCTCAGCTCCCGAGCGGTCGCTACGTTATTTCCATTGACCACAATGGCGCTGTAAGCGGTGCCAACGCCGTGCTGAAGTAA
- a CDS encoding putative LPS assembly protein LptD — MTRFELEEREQPVEDTTEVDWMNDTTGVDTIEYHAVDLVYDVETSTFNLNKSAQLKYRTATLESDTIWMDQKNQILAASGNPVLRETKNPSLSGMRLKYNLKSKIGEVYYATTFQDNQQLNGMEVRRLPDTRIQIARGDFSTCNDTTHQHFYFYGRRMVVKPKETITARPVVLNIADVPVAVLPMIVAPLKSGRKSGILTPKFGGDQKQGYYLRNIGFYYAANDYWDATISADVIEGDEARFERSTLSGEIRYKKRYLLDGYLKYTSYLEEFDFSNSGYDIAFSHNQNLTPDAKHTLSGQGSFVSDRGIRKNNSLESSTILNQQANASLAYSGKFGNNKSLTVKVSQSHNLTTGMLERNLPDIQYRMSGNLFNFELEEGEIAAEDGSFQSFLEKFNYSFTNRFNYNMRRDKDLTLDKDTTAHYLGYTGTYTLDYSGRLFDVINITPRATFTGYWTGTSWRNPNDSLYKRKRYMSFNPEEGTYGNVAYNHSYSLTADTKLYGIWVPEIGRFTGIRHVLSPSVSYTYAPEIDTVKTFAPHPLLGQSPYQQKQQTIGFSLNNDFDIKYLKVAAKADTTRGDSTKKAKAVEDQYGTRRLLTTRHSFSYNFAADSLNFSDISSSFGLQILPDYMFTINTRHSFYHKFDSNPNKVKFPELTYWGYELSKNFHWSGTFNGGLPSQLEKYEMLNWSLSLDYRYSFSSTRVAKNLFKDNISHSTGISASFQPTVNWDVSYSTRYDYNEGKFVSHEFTFKRVLHCWQLDFTWTPTGPAAGWSFSVYVRDLPDIKLNAGSTDTKSYD, encoded by the coding sequence ATGACCCGCTTTGAACTCGAAGAGCGCGAACAGCCTGTAGAAGACACGACCGAGGTCGATTGGATGAACGATACGACCGGTGTGGATACGATTGAATATCATGCGGTTGATTTGGTGTATGATGTTGAAACTTCGACGTTCAATTTGAACAAGTCGGCGCAACTCAAGTACCGCACAGCAACGCTTGAATCCGACACGATTTGGATGGACCAAAAGAATCAGATTTTGGCAGCGTCGGGTAACCCGGTGCTTCGCGAAACCAAGAATCCTTCGCTTTCGGGCATGCGTCTCAAGTACAACCTCAAGTCTAAAATAGGTGAGGTCTATTACGCAACGACGTTCCAGGACAACCAGCAGTTGAACGGTATGGAAGTTCGTCGTTTGCCGGATACGCGAATTCAGATTGCTCGCGGTGACTTTAGCACGTGTAACGATACGACGCACCAGCACTTCTACTTTTATGGTCGCCGCATGGTGGTGAAACCCAAGGAGACGATTACCGCAAGACCGGTGGTTTTGAATATTGCCGATGTGCCTGTGGCGGTTCTCCCGATGATTGTGGCACCGCTCAAGAGCGGTCGCAAGTCCGGTATTTTAACGCCTAAGTTTGGTGGTGACCAGAAGCAGGGCTACTACTTGCGCAATATCGGTTTCTATTATGCTGCCAACGATTATTGGGACGCTACGATTTCTGCGGATGTGATCGAAGGTGACGAAGCGCGTTTTGAACGCTCTACGCTTTCTGGTGAAATCCGCTATAAAAAGCGTTATTTGCTGGATGGCTACCTGAAGTACACGAGCTACCTCGAAGAATTCGATTTCAGCAACAGCGGTTACGACATTGCATTTTCGCACAACCAGAACTTGACTCCCGACGCGAAGCACACGTTGAGCGGCCAGGGCTCCTTTGTGAGCGACAGGGGCATCCGTAAGAACAACTCGTTAGAGTCGAGTACGATTTTGAACCAGCAAGCAAACGCCTCCCTTGCTTATTCCGGTAAGTTCGGCAACAACAAGAGCTTGACGGTTAAGGTTTCGCAGAGCCATAACCTTACGACGGGAATGCTCGAACGTAATTTGCCCGATATCCAGTACCGCATGAGCGGTAACCTTTTCAATTTCGAATTGGAAGAAGGCGAAATTGCTGCAGAAGATGGCTCGTTCCAGTCGTTCCTTGAAAAGTTCAATTACAGCTTTACGAATCGATTCAACTACAACATGCGCCGCGATAAAGACTTGACGCTGGATAAGGATACGACTGCGCATTACTTGGGTTACACGGGTACTTATACACTCGATTATTCCGGCCGGCTTTTTGACGTTATCAACATCACGCCGCGCGCCACTTTCACTGGATATTGGACCGGAACTTCTTGGCGTAATCCGAACGATTCTTTGTACAAAAGAAAACGCTACATGAGCTTTAATCCTGAAGAAGGAACATATGGTAACGTAGCCTACAACCACAGCTATAGCTTGACTGCCGATACTAAACTCTATGGTATTTGGGTTCCTGAAATTGGTCGCTTCACCGGTATCCGCCATGTGCTTTCTCCGAGTGTTTCTTACACGTACGCGCCTGAAATTGATACGGTCAAGACGTTCGCGCCGCATCCGCTTTTGGGGCAATCTCCGTACCAGCAAAAACAGCAGACGATTGGCTTTAGTTTGAATAACGACTTTGACATCAAGTACCTCAAGGTGGCTGCAAAAGCCGATACCACTCGTGGCGATTCGACAAAGAAGGCTAAGGCGGTCGAGGATCAGTACGGTACACGCCGCTTGCTTACGACAAGGCATAGTTTCTCTTATAACTTTGCGGCAGACTCACTCAATTTCTCGGACATTTCGTCTTCGTTCGGATTGCAGATTTTGCCGGACTACATGTTTACCATCAATACTCGTCATAGCTTCTATCACAAGTTCGATTCAAATCCGAATAAAGTCAAGTTCCCAGAACTCACGTATTGGGGCTATGAACTTTCAAAGAATTTCCATTGGAGCGGTACGTTTAATGGCGGGCTTCCTTCGCAACTTGAAAAGTACGAAATGTTGAATTGGTCGCTGAGTTTGGATTACCGCTATTCGTTCAGCAGTACCCGCGTGGCAAAGAATTTGTTTAAAGACAATATCTCGCATTCGACGGGTATTTCGGCGTCGTTCCAGCCGACCGTCAACTGGGATGTTTCTTACAGCACTCGTTACGATTATAATGAAGGTAAGTTTGTCTCGCATGAATTTACGTTCAAGCGCGTGTTGCACTGCTGGCAGCTCGATTTTACATGGACGCCGACTGGCCCTGCAGCAGGCTGGAGCTTCTCGGTCTATGTGCGCGACTTGCCGGATATCAAGCTGAATGCTGGCAGCACCGACACGAAGAGTTATGATTAA
- a CDS encoding nucleoside triphosphate pyrophosphatase — protein MNNEIILASGSPRRSEILKQLGVNFRVVVSGEDEKPTSTNPMDFPRENACIKALSVSRTERDAYVLGFDTLVFLDNMPLGKPKSEENALEMLKKLNNRSHFVITGVAIARNGEILCASEEKTEVIFRNCSLQELKDYVNSKDPMDKAGAYGIQTNGARLIKSINGCYYNVVGLPVARTLEMLDSLQVKV, from the coding sequence ATGAATAACGAAATCATTCTTGCCAGCGGTTCCCCGCGACGTTCTGAAATTTTAAAACAGTTAGGAGTCAATTTTCGCGTGGTTGTCTCCGGCGAAGACGAAAAGCCAACAAGTACAAACCCGATGGATTTCCCGCGCGAAAACGCATGCATCAAGGCTTTGTCTGTATCTCGCACGGAACGCGATGCTTACGTGCTCGGCTTTGATACGCTTGTTTTTTTGGACAACATGCCGCTTGGAAAGCCGAAATCCGAAGAAAACGCCCTCGAAATGCTGAAAAAATTGAATAATCGTTCGCATTTTGTGATTACCGGTGTCGCCATTGCCCGCAACGGCGAAATCCTTTGTGCATCCGAAGAGAAAACAGAGGTCATTTTTAGAAACTGTTCCTTACAAGAACTTAAAGATTATGTAAATTCTAAAGACCCGATGGATAAAGCAGGTGCCTACGGCATTCAAACGAATGGGGCGCGCCTGATAAAGTCTATCAATGGATGTTACTACAACGTGGTTGGGTTACCGGTTGCACGTACACTGGAAATGTTGGATAGCTTACAAGTTAAGGTATAG
- a CDS encoding helix-turn-helix transcriptional regulator, with the protein MIQLDEKNPNERLGEFLARVRESQGLSIEDLSDRTKISVKMLHFIEASDWKSLPVEAYVRSYLNSVSTKLGLDPKGVLKLYAEEVGSNFVTPDMEPMKNIAPMTDEEKQPRSKAVPIAIVVIVALFIVGLHFVTKGDAADSNANPPAVVAAEDSSEISQDMPEGAEAVPADSIKDEKNETVTQADVDKAVKKAENLPASATIFISASSKKDTVTGPVSDNGRTKIELVGSGEMRSWVGIKRDEDDDEFVKEANIATVDNKLVYTASGTLYIVIGEPRAIGKMYLNGVETPLPVPKFGRVARFSVFDGRVLK; encoded by the coding sequence ATGATTCAATTGGATGAGAAGAATCCCAACGAACGCCTTGGCGAATTCTTGGCCCGCGTTCGCGAATCTCAAGGACTTTCTATAGAAGATCTTTCTGATCGTACGAAAATTTCGGTGAAAATGCTTCATTTTATTGAAGCGAGTGACTGGAAGTCTTTGCCGGTAGAAGCTTATGTCCGTAGTTACCTGAATTCTGTAAGTACTAAGCTCGGCTTGGATCCCAAGGGCGTTCTTAAACTGTATGCTGAAGAAGTCGGTTCGAATTTTGTCACGCCTGACATGGAACCGATGAAGAATATTGCTCCGATGACGGATGAAGAAAAGCAACCGCGCAGTAAGGCTGTGCCTATAGCGATTGTGGTTATCGTGGCGCTTTTCATTGTTGGGCTCCATTTTGTAACGAAGGGCGATGCTGCTGATAGTAATGCCAATCCGCCAGCGGTGGTTGCTGCTGAGGATTCTTCCGAAATCAGCCAGGACATGCCTGAAGGTGCCGAAGCGGTTCCCGCGGATTCCATCAAGGACGAAAAGAATGAGACTGTGACGCAGGCTGATGTCGATAAGGCTGTGAAAAAAGCTGAAAATCTCCCGGCTTCTGCAACGATTTTCATTTCGGCATCTTCCAAGAAAGATACCGTAACAGGTCCGGTTTCTGACAATGGCCGCACGAAGATTGAACTTGTGGGCTCTGGTGAAATGCGTTCTTGGGTGGGCATCAAGCGTGACGAAGACGATGACGAATTCGTAAAAGAAGCAAACATTGCTACCGTCGATAACAAGCTTGTTTATACCGCAAGTGGCACGTTGTATATCGTTATTGGCGAACCGCGCGCTATTGGCAAAATGTACTTGAACGGCGTTGAAACCCCGCTTCCTGTGCCGAAGTTTGGCCGTGTGGCCCGCTTTAGCGTGTTTGACGGTCGTGTGCTCAAATAA
- the hisB gene encoding imidazoleglycerol-phosphate dehydratase HisB, translating to MRSSKISRKTSETDIQLYLNLDDASRGQISSGSGFLDHMLNLFQVHGGFHLDLTCKGDTEVDMHHSMEDIAIVLGQALVEALGDKKGIERYGFYFVPMDEALSRVCIDFSNRIGFVWNVKLPAATAGGIEASMFEHFFKSLCENARMNLHVELFYGNDNHHCLESIFKAFARAVAMAVAPSRNVKGIPSSKGVL from the coding sequence ATGCGTTCTTCTAAGATTTCTCGCAAGACGAGTGAAACTGATATCCAACTTTACTTGAACTTGGACGATGCCTCTAGAGGCCAAATCAGTTCGGGTTCGGGTTTCTTGGATCATATGCTAAACTTGTTCCAAGTACATGGCGGTTTCCACCTTGATTTGACTTGCAAGGGCGATACTGAAGTCGATATGCACCACAGTATGGAAGACATTGCGATTGTGCTTGGTCAGGCGCTCGTTGAAGCTCTTGGCGACAAGAAAGGTATCGAACGCTACGGTTTTTACTTTGTTCCAATGGACGAGGCGTTAAGCCGCGTTTGCATTGACTTTAGCAACCGCATCGGTTTTGTCTGGAACGTAAAGCTCCCGGCGGCAACTGCAGGCGGAATCGAAGCCAGCATGTTCGAACATTTCTTCAAGAGCCTTTGCGAAAATGCCCGCATGAACCTGCATGTGGAACTCTTCTACGGCAATGACAACCACCACTGCCTGGAATCCATTTTCAAGGCTTTTGCTCGTGCCGTTGCAATGGCAGTCGCTCCTTCGCGAAACGTAAAAGGCATTCCCAGCAGCAAAGGCGTGCTGTAA